The window TGTGTGACTAAAATTATTTGAGGAACAATCTCTATGGCACTCCGTATAACATCTATTAATTCTTTTTTTCTATACTCATCAAGATTTACAGTAGGTTCATCAAGTATTAATGTGGAAAATTGATTCATAAGAGCTTTTGCAATAGCTAACCTCAATGCTAACGCAATAGAAATTCTTTCACCACCACTTAATGCATTTATGTGGATTTTTTGACCAGACGCATTATAAACATATAATTCAGATTTTCCAATAAAATCAATCTCTACCGCTGAGAAAGATAAATCAAATTTGGCTATTACTTCGTTCACATTATTCTCTATTTGATTCCTGACAATATTCATAATGTGGCTCTGGAGGTGCTTATTATCTAACACTTCCCTAAGTTTTTGAAGCTTACTTATGCCTAGGTTTAACTTACTTTCCTCGTTCATTTTATTTCTTAATTCTTCTACGTTTTTTATCTTTTCTTCTACGTTTTTTATCTTTTCTTCTAGGCTTCCCTTTATTTTACCTTTATCTGCTTCAATACCTGATAAAATCTTGGAAAGTTTGTCTATAATCTCCTCTAACTCTTTATACTTTTTTTCACTGTATCCAAGTTCACTTATACGGCTAAGTAATGCATCTTCTTCTTCCTTTAACTTTTCATACTCTTCCTTTAGTCCTTTCATTCTTGTAATTTCTTCCTTTAACCTCTCATACTCTATTTTAAGTTTCTCCAGCTCACTTATCCTTCTTCTTATACTCTCTTCTAGATTGACAAGGGATTTTAAATCAGCTGGCAGGAATTGATATTTAGCTTTATAATCAATATAACTCTTCTCTAATTCACTTAGTTTAGAGTTAAGCTCATTCAGTCTCTGTTCTTGTTCCTGTATGTCTTCTTCAAATATGTCAGAATTCTTAAGATACTCCTCATGGTAATCAATAAGCCCTTTTTCTTTTTCTACTATATTCTCAAATTCTTGGTGATATAATAAAAGTGAGTGGATTTCGTTTTGCAACTTATTTTTCTCTTCTTCTAGTCGTTGTAACTCTTTGAGTTTAGCTTCGTATATACCTTTCTCTTTACTCCTTTTCTGTAACTCTAGCTGTAGCTTACTTCTAGTAGTTTCCAGCTCTTCCCTTTCTTTATTTAGAGAATTTATTTTAGCTTGAAGAGTAGTAATCTGTTTGTTTAGCTCAAGTAATTGTACTTTTATTTCCTCTCTGATTTTCGCTTTATGCTCGCTATCTAAAGGTCTTCCACAAATGGGGCACTTATCATCTTCAATTGAATTTAGATTATTGTAAATCTTTAGTGTTTGCTCCTTTCTTCCATTTAAGTCTCCTCTTCTATCCAAAAGTTCCTTAAGTTCATTGTCTATTTGGTTAATTCTATCATTTACATCCTTAATTTTATTCTCTAGATCTTGTGTGTCTACATAGTTAAGTTTATCTATTTCTTTCTTTTGTCTTTCGATATTATTTAGTATGTATGTAAGTCTTTTTTCTATTTCTTCGTATTGTTTTTCTTTCTCTTCTAACTCTTTCTTTCTTTTTTCTATTTCTTCGTATTGTTTTTCTTTCTCTTCTAACTCTTTCTTTCTCTTCAACTTCTCTTTCTTTCTTTTTAATTCAGTTTCTACAACATTTATTTGGGATTTTAAGGAGTCTATCTGAACAAGAACGTTCTTAAAACTACTTATTGTGTTTATTTTCTCTCTGTTCTCGTCTAATTCCTTAACTTCTGTCTCTATTTTATTATATCTTTTTTCCTTCTCTTCGAAATCCTTTAGCCTTAAAGCTATCTCTTCGATTTTTTTATTTACAACACTTAATTTTCCTGATAAGATATCATATTCAACCTTAATTTCTTTAATTCTATTAAATTCTAGGTTATATTGATTTAGTTCATTCTCCTTCTCTTTGGCTTCTCTTTCTATGCTTTCTAGTTTTACCTTAAGTTCATCTATTTCCTTTTTTAGTCTGTCTATTTCAGCTTCTTCCCTCTTTAATATATCTTTTATACTTTGTAAGCTTCTTATTCTATCGGTTAACACTTTTATTAAGGAGTGTATAGGTCCATTACTTTCTCTGAGCATCTCTAATTTGTTAATTTTTAGTAATTCTTTCATGACCTCAGGAAAGTCAGAAAATACACTTTCTA is drawn from Sulfolobus acidocaldarius SUSAZ and contains these coding sequences:
- a CDS encoding double-stranded DNA repair protein Rad50, whose translation is MIIREIRLQNFLSHEDTTVKFEGSINVIIGNNGAGKSSIIDGILFGLFKRTNRDIGKNEELIKKGKKSGQVSIKFEINGDTYLIDRNIGETSRDTISLLKEGKITTLARQSTTVNNKIKEILGFDHKILMSTTIIGQGSVESVFSDFPEVMKELLKINKLEMLRESNGPIHSLIKVLTDRIRSLQSIKDILKREEAEIDRLKKEIDELKVKLESIEREAKEKENELNQYNLEFNRIKEIKVEYDILSGKLSVVNKKIEEIALRLKDFEEKEKRYNKIETEVKELDENREKINTISSFKNVLVQIDSLKSQINVVETELKRKKEKLKRKKELEEKEKQYEEIEKRKKELEEKEKQYEEIEKRLTYILNNIERQKKEIDKLNYVDTQDLENKIKDVNDRINQIDNELKELLDRRGDLNGRKEQTLKIYNNLNSIEDDKCPICGRPLDSEHKAKIREEIKVQLLELNKQITTLQAKINSLNKEREELETTRSKLQLELQKRSKEKGIYEAKLKELQRLEEEKNKLQNEIHSLLLYHQEFENIVEKEKGLIDYHEEYLKNSDIFEEDIQEQEQRLNELNSKLSELEKSYIDYKAKYQFLPADLKSLVNLEESIRRRISELEKLKIEYERLKEEITRMKGLKEEYEKLKEEEDALLSRISELGYSEKKYKELEEIIDKLSKILSGIEADKGKIKGSLEEKIKNVEEKIKNVEELRNKMNEESKLNLGISKLQKLREVLDNKHLQSHIMNIVRNQIENNVNEVIAKFDLSFSAVEIDFIGKSELYVYNASGQKIHINALSGGERISIALALRLAIAKALMNQFSTLILDEPTVNLDEYRKKELIDVIRSAIEIVPQIILVTHDQELIQAGDYIIRVEKKGDTSKVEVSSYDR